CTCCGGCTATCTTCTGGCTCGATCCGGAACGCGCTCACGACCGCGAAATCCAAAAGAAGGTCGAAGCCTACTTGCCGGAACATGACCTCAAGGGTCTCGACATCAAGATTATGAGCCCGCGCAAGGCTATCGTCGAAACAATGAAGCGTGCCAAGGCTGGCCTCGACACCATCGGCGTGACGGGTAACGTGATGCGTGACTACCTCACGGACCTTTTCCCGATTCTCGAAGTCGGAACTTCTGCAAAGATGCTCTCCATCGTGCCGCTTATGGCTGGTGGTGGCCTTTATGAAACGGGTGCAGGTGGATCTGCTCCGAAACAGGTGCAACAGTTCCTCGCCGAAAACTACCTCCGCTGGGATTCTCTCGGTGAATACTTCGCACTCGTGCCTGCATTTGAACAGGTCGCGCTGAAGGACGGCAACAAGAAGGCTAAGGTTTTGGCCGATACGCTCGATGCTGCCAACGGCAAGATTCTCGAATTCAACCGCACGCCGGCTCGTAAGATCGGTGAACTCGACAACCGTGGTTCCCACTTCTACCTCGCTCTCTACTGGGCTCAGGCTCTCGCCGCCCAGAAGGACGATGCAGAACTCGCCGGCAAGTTCGCTCCGATCGCTGCTGCTCTCTCCGCAAAGGAATCCGAGATTGTCGCCGCTCTCGCTGCCGAACAGGGTAAGCCTGCCGATATTGGTGGTTACTACATCCCGAAGGCAGAACTTCTCAAGAAGTGGATGCGCCCCGTCGAAGCGTTCAACGCGATTATCGACAACATCTAGAATGTCACCTCGGACTTTGTCATCCTGGAGCGTAGCGATAGGATCCAAGGCATTAAAAAAGGAGTGTCGCAGAAATGCGCACTCCTTTTTTTTTTGCTTCGCTGTGAATTCTTAGAATTGCCCGCGGCTCCCGTTGATAATCCATTGACACAATGCTTCAATGCCATCGTAGTCGGGGAGCGTCTGGATAAAGTTCTTGGACTTGCTGCGTTCAATAAAATTGCGCCACACCATCTCGTTTTTGCCGTTTAGCCCGAGGTGCTCTTCAATCGCGCCACGTGTCCAGACCCAAATGCCTTGCTCGCAAAGTTTATTGTGGATATTGCGGATGGGGCGCTCTGCTTCTGGCATAGATGCCATCATTGCGTATGCCGTGGATGCGCTGATATTGCTGTGCTTGTTGACGGGGAGGCCGTTTACCAATCGCAAATGGTTGTGGCAAGCGAGCTCGCGGAACAAGTTGCGGCATTCCGTAATGTCTGGGTCATTGGCGCTCAAAAATCCGTCGCGGGTTGCCGTGGTAAATGCGTAGTCCAAATCGACAATCGCACGCACGGGAATGTCCATCGCGCTCAAAACCTGCATACTCTTGCGGGTGTTGCTGACGCCGCCTTGACGCACGAGCGCACACTTGATGAGCGCAAAAGATTGCCCGGTAATGCGCTCGAAAAGGGCGGGCAGCACTCGCCATTCCGTTTTACCTTCGGTGAGTAGCACGTAGTCGGCAAACAAAAGTTCATTGCTGTTAGACAAACTAAACAGCATTTGCAACTGGCTCGGTGCATCTTTCACGACTTGGCGAACTGCATCTTCCATTCGCTTGCGCATGAACGTGCCACGTTCCCTGTTCTTGCGAATCAAGAGAGACGTGCTCACGTCTTCGCTCGTGACCATCTGTGCGGAATGCGTTGCAAAAACGACTTGATAGCCTTCGTTCGAAAGGTTCTTCAGCGCCACGCGCACGAGTTCCACTGCTTGCGGGTGCAAAAAGAGTTCCGGCGAATCAATCAATAAAAGCTTGCGGCTCAGGTAATGATTGTTGTGGTGCTTCTTGATTTCCGCGAGATAGCGGATAAGTGCCATCTGGATGGCGCGTTGCGAACCTGCACCCATGCGCGAAATATCGCGTTCAAAACCGTCATCTTCATCAACAACTTTAATCGTTGCGCTCTTGAGGAATGTCTCGAGAGTCGGCACGGGAATGTCGAGCTCCACGCGAACGCTCGGGAATAGCGGACGTAGTGCCGAGTTGACTTCTTTATCGAAAGCCTTGATTTCTTCGGCCTGGCTGTCGCTTCCGGGGGAGAGCAGTTCCGTAAACTGCTCGATGACCTGGCTCAATTCGCCACCAAACCTGCGTTCCAGTGGCTTGAAAATCTCGTGCATGAGCTTGGTGTAGGCTTGGTTCCCCTCAAAATCCCAAATAGCGATGGATTCCGGGAACATGCGATTAAAGGCTGCGGTAAACTTGTCATTGACGCGTACCCAGTCTTTGCCTTTGCGCTTGCCGTTTGGCGGGCAGAATGCCCAAAATTCAATATTGCCGGGGAGTTCACCTGGGATTCGCTGCACTTTCTTGACGCGGAGCGTTGTCCCCGAGAGGAACGGCTCTACTTCGGCCGCTTTTTCTTCTCCAAGGCGGTTCAAAACCTGCTCGGTGATGCCTTCAAAAAGCCCCTCCGCTTCTACGGGGTGGTTCGGGTCATCAAAATACGAGATGTCCAGCGAAAAATTGGCAAGCAACCAGCGGATTCCCATCAAAATGTTCGTTTTTCCGGCGTTGTTGTAGCCGATAAGGGCGGTAAAATCACTAAGCGGAAAAGTCTCGCGCTGGATAGAGCGGAGATTCGAAATCGTAATGCGGGACAATCTAAGTGCTTGCGGCTGCATAGCTTGAAACTATAAAAACTTTTCGAAAAAAGTCGCATTTGGCGCAATTGCAAGCGAAAAAGTGCAAATAAGACCGTATAAATTGGAATGATTGTACGGGAATGACCTCCAAAAGTCTTTTTTGATGCTAAAAGTACTTCATGCGGGCGGGGCCCCAGCTCAGAGTTGACGCCTACGGCGTCAGCGGCTTCACTCGGTCATGTGCGCCTGCAAGCAGTCGCCCGCGACTCTCGTTTTGCACGCTACTGCGAAGACAATACCTTGGCCGACGCCTCCATTTTATTGACGATTTATCGTTATCCTTAAATTATGTAACCTCTTATCTCGCTTATTGTTATGCATAATATGCCAATGAAACCTTTTTGGAGCTATGGACAATTGCTAGTGTGCCGTGAATGTGGCTGAATGTCTTAAAAAACGAAAAAACACTTTAGCTGTTGGGGCTAAAGTGTTTCTTTTTGGGGTTAGGAGGAGAACAAAGAGTTCTTGAACATAAAGGTATTTAAAGTTTGGCTCCATAATGTGTTTTTCGTCATATTCGCGTTGAAAAGTGTTGTGAACTTCTCAATGGGCTGTTGTAAATTTGCTACAATTAATATTAGGTATGTAAAAAAGAGGTTTTGTTCAGTGTCAAACTTTGATAACGAAAAGGGTTTTATTGCTAAATTTTCGGGCATGAAGAAATACGCTGCTCCAGTTGTTCTTTTTGTCTTGGCTTGCGCCTTAATAGTTTACCTCAAGGTTGATTTTTCTGGATCGTCCTCTTCGTTTGACGTTAGCCGATACATGCAGACGCGAGGGAAGATTGATTCCTTGGAAGTGGCGCTTTGGAATGCCCAGGGCGATGTCAATGCTCAGGTGAAAATTCGCGATGAGCTTGCCAATGCCTGGGAAGATCTTTCGACGATGCGTACGAATACCGCTGATGAAGCCGAATCTCCTGAAGAAAATGTGGGCGGGTTCTCTGGTGGCGTATGGCTCTGGATTATCGGTGGTACGCTTGCCGTGCTCCTTTGCTCCGTAGTTCTTGTTCTTGTGCTCATCCATCGCAGAAAAGTTGTTGAAACTCGCATGATGGAAGCTCTTGCAAAATCGAGAGAAACTGGGGAAATGCCTTCTGTGGATGATACGGAAACGGTCCTTACGCCGCGTGTCCATGCTCCTAAGAAGTCTATTATCGATGAAGCCGAAGAATTTGCTGCCAAGCGTCGTGAGACGATGGAACTCCAGACGAAGGCTGCCGCAAGTGCAAATCCTGTCGACCAGACTGCAACTGATGTGAACGCATCCGGCGTGAATGCTACGAAGGCCGCTTTTGAAGATGAACATGGCGTTCCTGAAAATCGCATTTTGACATCTCCGTTCAACGGTAGAACCGTTCTCCGCCCGACGGCGAGAGAACGCATTACGTCTGCTATGCAGTCTCTTTCCGATGTGTTGCATCATGACCGCACCAAGGTGAAACCTGCTGCTCCGGCGGCAGCACCAAAGCCTGATGTCGTTGCAACGGCTGTTGCTCATCCGCTTGAAATGAACCGCTTTGACCGTGAATCTTCGGTGAACAGCAAGATTTTGCAGATGTCTCGCAGAGGCTTCCCAGCTTCGGCAATCGCTTCGAAGCTTAAGATTCCTCAGGCTAAGGTCGAGGCTGTTATCAAGGAAGCTGTAGAAGCAGGTAACTAATGCGTTACCGCTTTCGTTGCGAATATCTAGGCAGCGCCTTTTACGGTTGGCAAGAACAAAATTGTGGCGGCAAGCTCCGCTTTGTAACCGTGCAGTCAACGCTCGAAGAGGCGTTGTCTACGGCGTTACGTGCGCCCATCCGCGTGGTGGGGTCGGGCCGAACCGATACGGGCGTTCATGCCCGAGGCCAGTGTGTCCACTTTGATTTTGATGGCGAACTTGACCCAGTAAAAGTCGTGCGTTCTGTGAACGGGCTTACTAAGCGCTTGATTCGAATCCGCGATTTACAGCCTTGTGCTCCAGATTTCAATGCCCGTTACGATGCCGTTTTACGTTATTACCAGTACACGATTTTTACGCGCCCGGTGGCGCTGATGCGTGACTTTGGCTGGGAGTGCGGCTCGCTGAATTTGGATATCGAGGCGATGGGCCGTGAGGCCCAGTCTTTCCTTGGCGAACACGATTTTATTGATTTTTGCATCCCGCGTAACGATGGAAAATCGACGCTTTGCACGTTGAGCGAGTTCCGCTTGGAACGCTTGAACGACTGGAGCTGCATGTTCCACATTAAAGGGAACCGCTTCTTGCACCGTCAGGTGCGTGCGATGGTCGGGACGCTTTTTGATGTTGGTCGAGGCCGCTATCCCGAGGGGACGGTCAACCAGATTTTTGAGAAAAATTTCAAAGGCGAACGCACGTGGGCGCCCCCGCAGGGGCTCGTGCTCGAAAACGTGGAATATAAGGATTATTAATCCTTATCCGCGAATGGCTTCGATCATTTCTTTTACAGCGCGTTCCATGCCAACGAGTGCGGCACGGCTCACGATGCTGTGACCGATGATGATTTCATCAATGCCGTCAATTTGAGCGACTGCCTCTACGTTTCTGTAGTTGAGTCCACGACCAGCGAGTACGTTCAAGCCATACTTGTGGGCAAGAACCGTCATATCCTGTAAAGCAGAAATTTCACGATCGACTTCTTCGCGGCTGCCGAGTTCAAATGCGGTTGCGTATTTGCCAGTGTTGAATTCCACATAGTTTGCGCCGACCTTCTTGGCTGCCTTGACCTGTTCTGTTTCGGCGTCGATGAACACGCTCACCTGGATGTCGTTGTTCCTAAGCGTCATGATGTATTTTGCAAGTTCATCGATCTTAGCAGAAACGTTCAAGCCGTCTTCTGTCGAAAGCTCGGTGTGGACTTCCGGCACGAGCGTCACCATGTCCGGCTGGCGGTTGATGGCGAACTGCACCATGGCCTGCGTCGGTGCCATTTCCAAATTCAACTTTGTGGTGACCGTTCCGCGGAGGAGCCTGATGTCGCGGTCCTGAATGTGGCGCTTGTCTTCACGGAGGTGGGCGGTAATTCCATTGCAACCGGCGAGTTCGGCAATCATGGCCGCTGCGACCGGATCGGGTTCCTTGCCTTTACGGGCTTCACGGATTGTTGCAATATGGTCCACGTTTACACCGAGTTTGATAGACATAGGATCTCCTATTTAGAATTGAATAAAGTTGAAAGGTCTACGAGGGTTGTTCCTTGCTTGGCGGCTTTCTTGGAAATATCCTCAATTTTAGACAAATTTTGTTCTGTTAGCGGGATGATCATTACAGATGTTCCGCTTTTGGGTGCTTCCCTGAGTTTTTGGTGGACATAGTCTTCGATTGAGCTATTGTCCGGATTGTACGGGAACGCAATTTTACATGTGATTTCAAG
This genomic window from Fibrobacter sp. UWB2 contains:
- a CDS encoding ATP-dependent endonuclease, whose translation is MQPQALRLSRITISNLRSIQRETFPLSDFTALIGYNNAGKTNILMGIRWLLANFSLDISYFDDPNHPVEAEGLFEGITEQVLNRLGEEKAAEVEPFLSGTTLRVKKVQRIPGELPGNIEFWAFCPPNGKRKGKDWVRVNDKFTAAFNRMFPESIAIWDFEGNQAYTKLMHEIFKPLERRFGGELSQVIEQFTELLSPGSDSQAEEIKAFDKEVNSALRPLFPSVRVELDIPVPTLETFLKSATIKVVDEDDGFERDISRMGAGSQRAIQMALIRYLAEIKKHHNNHYLSRKLLLIDSPELFLHPQAVELVRVALKNLSNEGYQVVFATHSAQMVTSEDVSTSLLIRKNRERGTFMRKRMEDAVRQVVKDAPSQLQMLFSLSNSNELLFADYVLLTEGKTEWRVLPALFERITGQSFALIKCALVRQGGVSNTRKSMQVLSAMDIPVRAIVDLDYAFTTATRDGFLSANDPDITECRNLFRELACHNHLRLVNGLPVNKHSNISASTAYAMMASMPEAERPIRNIHNKLCEQGIWVWTRGAIEEHLGLNGKNEMVWRNFIERSKSKNFIQTLPDYDGIEALCQWIINGSRGQF
- the truA gene encoding tRNA pseudouridine(38-40) synthase TruA; the protein is MRYRFRCEYLGSAFYGWQEQNCGGKLRFVTVQSTLEEALSTALRAPIRVVGSGRTDTGVHARGQCVHFDFDGELDPVKVVRSVNGLTKRLIRIRDLQPCAPDFNARYDAVLRYYQYTIFTRPVALMRDFGWECGSLNLDIEAMGREAQSFLGEHDFIDFCIPRNDGKSTLCTLSEFRLERLNDWSCMFHIKGNRFLHRQVRAMVGTLFDVGRGRYPEGTVNQIFEKNFKGERTWAPPQGLVLENVEYKDY
- a CDS encoding pyridoxine 5'-phosphate synthase: MSIKLGVNVDHIATIREARKGKEPDPVAAAMIAELAGCNGITAHLREDKRHIQDRDIRLLRGTVTTKLNLEMAPTQAMVQFAINRQPDMVTLVPEVHTELSTEDGLNVSAKIDELAKYIMTLRNNDIQVSVFIDAETEQVKAAKKVGANYVEFNTGKYATAFELGSREEVDREISALQDMTVLAHKYGLNVLAGRGLNYRNVEAVAQIDGIDEIIIGHSIVSRAALVGMERAVKEMIEAIRG